The genomic interval CAGCGCGCTCGCGACCAATCGCGCGACACCGAGCGCGATCACGGCCCACCACAGCTGACAGGCGGTACGGACATCCGTCGGCGCCGGTACGGGCCCCGGGTGTCCCGGCGGACTCCACTGATTCACGACAGCCAGTGTGCGGCCTCGGTCGCCCAATAGGTGAGCACGAAATCCGCGCCCGCCCGGCGGATACCCAGCAACGACTCCAGCACGGCGGCGCGGCGGTCGATCCAGCCGCGCTCGGCGGCGGCGGTGATCATCGCGTACTCGCCGGAGATCTGGTAGGCGGCCACCGGCACGGTCGAGCGATCGGCGACCTCGCGCAGGATGTCCAGGTAGGACATGGCGGGCTTGACCATCACGATGTCGGCGCCCTCGGCCAGGTCCAGCTCCAGCTCGCGGATCGATTCGCGGCGGTTGGCCGGGTCCTGCTGGTAGGTGCGGCGATCGCCCTGCAGCGAGGAAGCCACGGCCTCGCGGAACGGGCCGTAGAACGCCGAGGAGTACTTGGCGGCGTAGGCCAGGATGCCGGTGTCGGTGCGGCCCGCGGCGTCGAGCCCGGCGCGGATGGCGCCCACCTGGCCGTCCATCATGCCGCTGGTGCCGAGCAGGTCGGCGCCCGCCTCGGCCTGCGCGAGCGCCATGTCGACATAGCGGGTGAGGGTGGCATCGTTGTCGACGGCGCCGTCGGCGGACAGCACGCCGCAGTGGCCGTGGTCGGTGAACTCGTCCAGGCAGGTGTCGGCCATGACGACCGTCGCGTCGCCGACCTCCTCGGCCAGAGCGCGCAGGCCGCGGTTGAGGATGCCCTCGGGCGCGCTCGCCTGGCTGCCGGACGGGTCCTTGTCCTCCGGGCGGGGCACGCCGAACAGCATCAGCCCGCCGACACCCGCCGCGACGGCCTCGACGGCCGCCTTCCGCAGGGAATCCATCGAATGCTGGTACACGCCGGGCATCGAGCCGATCTCGCGCGGCTCCGAGAGGCCGTCGGCGACGAACATCGGCAGCACCAGATGCCTTGGCGCCAAGGTGGTTTCGGCTACGAGACGGCGCAGGGCAGGGGTCCGCCGCAACCGCCGCGGGCGGTCCATTCCGGTCATGAATCGCACGATACGCCCCGCTCCGGCGCCGGTCGCGAGCGCCTCCGGCACCGGCGTGCGGGCGATTTCGCCGTCGAGAGGCGGGCGTGAAAACCCTTGCGGTGCGCCGTTTTTGTCGGTGGGTCGGGGTAGAATCGAAGATGTGTTCGAAGAGACTCGATCAGGGTCTCCGATGGCGAGGGGAGGATCTCGTGCCCGCTACCGCACCGACGATCATCGACAGGCCCTATGTCCCGCTGGTGAAGCGGCGTCTGCCGCCGGGCCGCCCGCGGTCCTGGTATGTCACCCACAATCGCCGGCTGAAGGCACTGCGCCTGTCCATCGCCCTGCTCGACTCCGGCATCTACCGCGCCAGCCTGGCCGACAACGAAACCATCCGCCGCACAGCCCAACTCATCGGCCTCCACCCACCCTCGGACAAAACCTGCCGCCTCGTCCGAGACCTCATGCGCGCCCGCCGCTGACCCGGCGAAAAGCACGCCGGGATGGAAGGGTGCGCCACACGCTGGTGTACCCGGATGAGGCGGCGGTGCGCCACATCCCGGTACGTATCCGCGTGACGGTGACGCACCACGGGGGCGTGGTGGTCCCGTGGTCAGCGCACGTCTTTCCGGCATGCGTTGGCCGGTATCGCGCGAGGTCCCGGTCAAAGCGCGCCGGGCGGGGTTGGTACACGGCCACCCGTGGTGCGTCGCTCGATGTGGTTTGCCGTAGGCCATTGGTGTACGTAGGCCGTTGGTGTACGTAGGCCGTTGGTGTGCCGGTGCCGGGGTGGCACCGGCGCGCGGTCAGCGGCTGCGGCGGCTCTTTTTGCGGGGTGGGGGGAGGAGGCCCTCGGCGCGGAGGTGGGCGGCGTGTTCGGCGAGGGCGTCCACCAGGGGGCCGACTTGGGCTACCTCTGGCTGGACGTCTACGCGGAGGCCGAATTCGATGGCTGTTTCGGCGGTCTTGGGGCCGATGCAGGCGACGATGGTACGGGCGTGGGGCTTGCCGGCGATGCCGACCAGGTTCCGCACCGTCGAGGAGGAGGTGAACAGCACGGCGTCGAAACCACCGGTCTTGATCATCTCGCGGGTCTCGGCCGGAGGCGGCGAGGCACGCACCGTCCGGTACGCGGTCACGTCGTCGATCTCCCAGCCGCGGTCGCGCAGACCCTCGGCCAGAGTTTCGGTGGCGATGTCCGCACGCGGCAACAACACTCGGTTGACCGGATCGAAAACGTCGTCGTAGGGCGGGAAGTCGGCGAGCAGGCCCTCGGAGGACTGCTCACCGCTGGGCACCAGCTCCGGGTTGATGCCGAAGGAGCGCACCTTGTCCGCGGTGGCCTCGCCGACGCAGGCGATCTTCACACCCGAGAAGGCGCGGGCGTCCAGGCCGAATTCGCCGAACTTCTCCCACACCGCGCGCACCGCGTTGGTGGAGGTGAAGACCACCCACTGGTAGCGGCCGTCGACCAGACCCTTGACCGCGCGCTCCATCTGCGCCGGGCTGCGCGGCGGCTCGACGGCGATGGTCGGCACCTCCATGGGGATGGCGCCGTGCATGACGAGCTTCTCGCTCATCTCACCGGCCTGTTCCTTGGTGCGCGGCACGAGCACCGTCCAGCCGTACAGCGCCCGCGACTCCCACCACGACATCTTGGCGCGCTTCTCGACCTCCTTGCCGACCGTGACCACCAGCGGCCCGACCAGCTCGGAGGCCGCGGAGTTCAGCGTGGCCAGCGTCGCCTCGATGGTGCGCTGCTGGCGCGTGGTGCCGCGCACGGTGACCGCGACCGGAGTCTGCGGGGCCATGCCGTGCTCGACGAGCGCGCTCGCCGTCTCGGCCAGGTGGCCGGAGGTGGCGTGCAGCACCAGCGGCCCGGGCGCGCCCGCGACGGCCGCCCAGTCCACCTCGCCGCGCACGTCCACCTCGGTGTGGGTGGAGCCCAGCGCGATACCGGCGTAGGAGGGAACGGTGGTGCCCGACGGCAGTCCGGGCAGCACCTCGAACATCACATGCGAGCGGGTAACGGCATTGACCTCGGCGATCACCGAATCGGTGGTCAGCGGATCGCCGGAGACCAGCCGCACCACGTCGTGGCCGTTGCGCGCCTCGGCGATCAGCGTCTTGGCGACCTCGGCCGGCTCGCCGAGCGCCGGGCGCACGTCGACCGCGGGCTCGCCGTCGGGGCCGGGCTCCACCACGGTCCCGACCAGGGCCGACACGCCCTTGTCGACGTCGGGGTCGGTGAAGGCCAGCGTCGCGCGCCCGAGCACCTCGCGGGCCCGCACGGTGAGCAGCGCCGGGTCGCCGGGGCCCGAACCCACGAACAGGATCCGGCCCGGGTGCTTCTTCGTGGCTCGACTCATGCCCGCACCTCGCTGGCGCTCGGTGCCGGCATGCCCGAAGGCGTCGCGCTGATCATTCGCTCGCTGCGCTCGCTCATTGGTTGTTCTCCATTGGGCTGGGATTACTGAGGTCTGAAGAGGCGCTGTCGGCGCTCTGTTCGATGCGGCGTCCGCCGGGCCCTGCGTGGTTACGCAGGCTGCCTCCTTCGGGCCCGTCGCTACCGCCGAGCAAGTCGCGTGCCCCCAGCTCCAAGAGTTCACGCGCCAACGAACGGCCCAGCTGCTCGGCCTGTGCGAGCGAGCCGACCGCGGAGGCCCGGATGACGTCCGAGCCATCAATGGCCGCCGCGCATCCGCGCAGCGACAGTTCCTCGAACACCCGGCCGTCGTCGTCGATCGACTCCACCACCTCGGCCAGCGCGCCGACCGGCGCGGTACAGCCGGCCTCGAGCTCGGCGAGCAGCGACCGCTCGGCGAGCACCGCGGCCCGGGCGGCGGCATCGTCCAGATCCGACAGGATGGTCACGAGTTCGGAGTCTTCGACGCGGCATTCCACCGCCAGCGCGCCCTGGGCGGGAGCGGGCAGCATCTGCACCGGCTCCAGCGCCTCGGTCACCTCGTCGAGGCGGCCGACGCGGGCGAGTCCGGCGCGGGCCAGGATCACGGCGTCGAGTTCGCCGTCGGCGACCTTGCGCATTCTGGTGTCGATATTGCCGCGCAGCGGCAGCACCTCCAGCCCGAGGCCGAGCGCGCGCAACTGCGCGACCCGGCGCGGTGCGGAGGTGCCGACCTTCGCGCCCGGCGGCAGCGCGCCGAGCACCAGGCCGTCGCGGGCGACCACCGCGTCACGCGGGTCCTCCCGGGCCGGGATCGCGGCGATGACGAACCGGGGGTCGGGCGCGGTGGGCAGATCCTTGTACGAGTGCACCGCGATGTCGACGCTGCCGGCGGCCAGTTCGTCGCGCAGCGCGGTGGTGAACACCCCGACGCCGATCTTCTCCACCGGATCGGACGATTTGTCGCCGGCCGTCTTCACGACGACGAGTTCGGCGTACTGCCCGGCGGCGATCAGCGCATCGCGGACGGTACCGGCCTGGGTGAGAGCCAGGTGGCTGCCGCGAGTCCCGATGCGCCACGGCGCCACGGCCGTGCCTCGTGTGGTCATATCGTGCTCCTGCAGCGCTGCGTCGGTCACGATTTCCCCGGTCATGGTCGTAGTTTCGGTCACGCCGCCGGCCCCTGTCCGTCACCGGCCTGGCCGGTGGTGAAGTCGTCGGCCAACTCGCCCAGCGCCGCGATCTCCATCGGCGCCGCGACGGCCTGCGCCGCACCGGGCTTGAGTTCGAACAGTTCGCGCAGGGCCTCGGCGTAGGAGTCGCCGCCCGGTGTGGAGGCCAGCTGTTTGACCCGCACCGTCGGCGCGTGCAGCAGCTTGTCGACCACCCGGCGCACGGTGCGGGCCACTTCTTCGCGGTCCGGGTCGGCCAGGCCGGGCAGCTTCGACTCGAGCCGTAGCAGTTCGGCCTCGACCACGTCGGCGGCCCGTTGCCGCAGCGCCGCCACGGTGGGCGTCACCTCGGCCATCCGCTGACCGGACAGATACTTGGAAAGTTCCTCGGCGACGATGGCGCGCGCGGCGCTGGTGTCGTCGGCGGCCGCGCCCGCGGCCGGGTCGCGCTGCAGGGTCTCCATGTCGATCACGGTCACGTCGGGCAGGCCCGCGACGGCCGGGTCCACGTCGCGCGGCAGGCCCAGGTCGCAGATCACCATCTGGTGGTCGACCCGGGCGGAGTTCAGCGCCCGGTGCGCGTCGGCCAGCGTCACCACCGATCCGACCGCGCCCGTGCTCGTGATCACGATGTCGGCATCGGCCAGCGCGGGCACGAGCCCGGCCAGATCCGACGCCGACGCGGAGGCGTCGTGCATGGTCGCGGCGGTATGCGCCAGCCGCTGCGCGCGTTCCAGCGTCCGATTGACCACGGTGATGTGCCCGACCCCGGCGCGCGCCAGATGCGCCACCGCGAGTCCGCCCATCGCGCCCGCGCCGATCACCACGGCGGCACGACCGTCGAGCGGGCCGAGGACCGCGCGGGCCCGGTCGAGCGCGACCGACACCACCGAGGCGCCCGCCCGGTCGATGCCGGTCTCGGAGTGCACCCGCTTGCCGACCCGCAGTGCGTGCTGGGCCAGTTCGTGCAGGGTGCGACCGGCCGCCTGCTGCGCGTCGGCGGCGGCGTAGGCGGCGCGGATCTGGCTGAGCACCTGCTGCTCGCCGACCACCATCGAGTCCAGGCCGCTGGCGACCGCGAACAAGTGCTCGGCGGCGGCCTCGCTGTAGCGCACGTAGGCGTGCCTGGTCAGCTCTGGCAGCGGTAGACCGGAATGCTTGGCCAGCAGTTCGCCGACCTCGGCCAGACCGCCGTGGAAGGCGTCGACCACGGCGTAGACCTCGACGCGGTTGCAGGTGGAGACGATCATCGCCTCGGACACGTGCTGCGAGGCGAGCATGCGATCGGTCAGCTTGGGCCGGTCGTCCTCGGTGACAGCAACCTTCTCCAGCACCGCGACGGGCGCGCTGCGATGCGAAATACCGACCAGAAGCACGCTCATGGTGCCACCACCGATCCCTTGCTGTTTGGCTCCGTTGCCGAATGCTTGATGCCCACGTGCGACCGGTCCGCCACCCGGCGGCCGATCGGAGTGGACACCGCGGTCACGGTTTCGCCCGCGGCCACGCTGTGCGCCTCGTCCTGTGCGTCCGCCGCCGCGCTGCGTGCCCGATCGAACGACAGCATCTGCATCTCGACGGCGAGATCGACCCGGCGGACCTCCACCGACGCCGGTGCCTCCAGTGCCGTCGGCGAGAAGCTGAGGATGCACTGCACGCCCGCGGCGACCAGGTCGTCGCAGACCGCCTGGGCGGCCGCGTCGGGCACCGTGATGACCGCGATGGTCGGCGCGAGTTCGGCGACGGCACCGTGCAGTTCCGCGACATCGCGCACGGTCAGCCCGCTGACCTCCTCACCGACGATCGCCGGATCGGAATCGAAGATGCCGACCATGCTGAACCCGCGCCGCCGGAACCCGCCGTAGCCGACCAGCGCCCGGCCCAGATTTCCGGCGCCGACCAGGATCACGCGGTGCCCTTCGGACAGCCCGAGCACGTCCTCGACGCGGGCGCGCAGCTTGGCCACGTCGTAGCCGACGCCGCGCACGCCGTTGGGGCCGAGGAACGACAGATCCTTGCGCAACTTCGCGGAACCGACACCCGCCGCGACAGCCAGTTCTTCACTCGATACGATGAGCACACCCTCGTCGGCGAGCAGGGCGAGCACCCTGAGATAGGTTGCCAGCCGAGCTACGGTCGCCTGCGGGATGTCCTTCTGCAGAGCCCTGCCGGAGACGCCGCCTGGCGTCTCATGCTGCTCTGTCACGTCGTTCGGCTCCTCGTCCGGCCGGGGATAGGTGTCCGGTTCGCTGTGCACCGCCGACGCCGGAGGGGTGCCGGTATCGGTATGTCGGGGTTCGGGTGCTGCCGCTGCCTGCCGCAGTCGGTTCGCGTGTCACCACCGTAACTGCTTGTGAAGCCCTGCACAAAGTCGGTGAATTCGGTCACTCGAGGTTGGGCCGTGCCGTCCCATTCAACCCGCAGTCGGCGGTGAGTTTCCACACAACGCGCCGGGCGGGCCGCTCAGCGGCGCAGATCCGCTCGCAGCCGCGTCTCGTCGACGTCGAAATAACTGTGTTCGCGCCCGTCGAGCAACACCACCGGCAGCCGGTCGCCGTATTCGGCCCGCAGTCCCGGATCGCTCGCCGCGGCCTCGTCCACATCGACCGTTCCCGGCTCGATCCCGAAATCGGCGCAGATCGTGCGCAACTGTTCCAGCGCGACGGTGCACATCCCACACCCCGCCCGCGTCAACAAAGTCACCGAATGCGTGGAGTCGCTCATGGCTTCATTCAATACGTCCCGGGCGGATTCGCCGGACACGGGCCGGAACTGTCCAACCGACAAGGTCATACCGCTCGGTTAGTGTTGTGGTGTTCGCATTGACGGGCGGAGGTACTGGTGCCGGAACGATCTAAGGATGCGAGGACGGGCTTCATCGCGGGTAGATTCGGCGAGTTCCCGGCGCGCTGGAGCCAGGGCCTGTCCGATCAGCTGACTCGCATCGCGCGCAGCCCGTTCGGGCCCAGCGAGGAGGAGGTGCGCGCCAACCTGGCCGGTGAGGCCAGCGCCGACGCGGCCCTCGCACTGCACGACGCCGAGCTGGAAGCCGGTGTCGCCGAGCCGGATTCGGAGGTACCGCGCGACCTGACCGCGGCGGCGTTCTTCGACGTCGACAACACCATGGTGCAGGGCGCGTCGATCGTGCACTTCGCCCGCGGCCTGGCCGCCCGCAAGTACTTCAAGAGCTCGGACCTGGTCGACATCGCCTGGAAGCAGGTGAAGTTCCGGGTCACCGGCAAGGAGAACGCCGGCGACATGGTGAGCGGCAAGGAGAAGGCGCTGTCGTTCATCGCCGGCCGCTCGACCGCCGAACTGGCCGCGCTCGGCGAGGAGATCTACGACGAGATCATCGCCGACAAGATCTGGCCGGGCACCCGCGCGCTGGCCCAGATGCATCTGGATGCCGGGCAGCAGGTGTGGCTGGTGACGGCCACCCCCGTGGAGCTGGCCCAGGTGATCGCGAAGCGGCTCGGCCTCACCGGCGCGCTGGGCACCGTCGCCGAGAGCGTGGACGGCGTATTCACCGGCCGCCTGGTCGGCGACATCCTGCACGGTCTGGGCAAGGCCCACGCGGTGCGCACCCTGGCCATCCGCGAGGGCCTGAACCTCAAACGCTGCACCGCCTACTCCGACAGCCACAACGACGTCCCCATGCTCTCCCTGGTCGGCACCTCGGTAGCCATCAACCCCGATTCGGACCTCCGCGAGGTGGCCAAGAACCGCGGCTGGGAGATCCGCGACTTCCGCACCGGCCGCAAGGCCGCCAAGATCGGCGTTCCCACCGCCCTCGCCCTGGGCGCGGCAGGCGGCGCGGCCGCGGCGGTCCTCACCCGCAAGCGCGAGGCGGCAGGCTGAAGCAGCCACGACGCTTCCCACCCGCAAGCGCGACGCGGCAAACTGAACCCAGAGGCCGTCACCTGCGGGTCGTGGCCGTGGCGAAGGCCGAAAACCCTAGCCGGTGAAGGAATTTCGGCGCTTCATCAGCAGCTTGTAGAGGGTCTGCTGAATGGTTTCGCGGACTTGGTCCGTCACCTCGAACATGGTCATCGGGTCGTCGGCGGCCTCGGGTTCGTAGGCGGTGGTGCTGATCGGGGCGCCGAACTCGATGTACCACTTCGACGGCAGCGGCAGGGCGCCGAGCACGCCGAGGTGCGGGAACAGCGGGGTCACCGGGAAGTACGGCAGGCCGAGCAGCCGGGCCAGCGGCTTCAGATCGGCGATCTTCGGGTAGATCTCCTCCGAGCCGACGATCGAGCACGGAATGATCGGCACGCCCGTCTTCACCGCCGCCGACACGAATCCCCCGCGCCCGAACCGCTGCAGCTTGTAGCGCTCGGAGTACGGCTTGCCGATACCCTTGAAACCCTCGGGGAACACACCGGCCAGCTCGCCCGCGCGCAGCAGCCGTTCCGCGTCGGCGGGGCAGGCCAGGGTGTGCCCGGCCTTGCGGGCCAGCCCGCCCAGCACCGGCAGTTCGAAGATCAGGTCGGCGGCCAGCAGCCGCAGCGCGCGCTGTTTCGGGTGCCGGTCGTGCACCGCCAGCTGCAGCATCAGGCCGTCGATCGGCACCACGCCCGCGTGATTGGACACGATGAGCGCACCACCGGACTCGGGCAGGTTTTCGATGCCGGAGACCTGCACCCGGAACCACAGCTCCGACAGCGGCCGCAGCGCGGGCAGCACCACCGACTCCAGCAGGTGCTCGTCGAGCCCGAACTCGTCCACCTGGTAGTCGCCGGTGAGGCGGCGGCGGGCGAAATCGGCCGTGCCGCGAATGCCGTCGGTGACGACGCCGCGCACCAGGTCGCCCAGGGTGCGCGGGGGCCGCGGGCCCGTCTCGGCCAGCCGTTCGGTCAGCGAGGTGACCGGACTCGGCGCCGATTCGTCCGGCCAGCGGCGCGCGGGCGTGCGATTACGCGCCTCGAAGTCCACATCGTGCAGCTGAATTACCTTCGCCACGTCGTTCATCGGTGTGCTCCCGCTCCGGCCCCGACCAGGCCGAGAAGTTTCGTTTCTGCAGCGTCGATCCAGCGTGGATCCATGACGGGCCGCAACGCTGCGCCCCCGACGAAATCGTCGAATGCCTGCACTGTCGTCCAGCGCGGCTGATATCCGAGTTCGGCTCGCATCCGGGTGGTGTCCAGCCCGCAGCCGAAATGGAAGTAGTCGATCTGTTCAGTCGTGAATTCCCGCATCACCGGGCCCATGAACGAGCGGCCCACGCTGCGGAACAACGCGAACGGCACCGGCAGGGCGATGCGACCGGCCCGGCGCACGGCCTGCGACAGCACCAGCGCGCCGTCGCCGGCCACGTTGAAGGTGCCGCCCGGCGCGGCGAGCGCCGCATGGGTCAGCGCGGCTATGGCGTCCTCCTCGTGCAGTAGTTGGATGCGCGGGTCCCGGCCGAGGATCGTCGGCGTGACCGGGGAACGGAAATACTGCACGCCCCGATGCGCCAGCCGCGGACCGACGATCGGCGGAAAACGCAGAATGGCCGCGGCGATATCCGGGCGGCGGCGCGCCAGGCCGCGCACAAAACCTTCCACTTCGATCATGTCGCGGGCGAACCAGCCGCGCGGCGGCGTGCGGGCGCTCATTTCCTCGGTGAATTTCGCCGGGTCTTTCGGGCCGCAGCCGTACACCGCCGACGACGAGCGCACCACCACCCGCCGCACGCTCGGCGACTTCTGGCAGACCGCGAACAGCTGCATGGTGCCGAGCACGTTGAAATCCTTCATGACCGCGCGCCCGCCCCCGGACGGCGGCCGCGAGAGCACCGCCGGATGCACCACGGTGTCGACCTCGTTGCGATCGAACACCTTGCGTATCAAGGGATTTCGAATATCGGCCCGCACGAATTCGGCCCGGCCCATCCGGCGCAGCAACTCCCGGCCGGGCGTGCGGGCGTCGACGGCGATGATGCGCTCGACCGTGGGGTCGGCAGCCAGGCGCGCGACGACGTTGCCGCCGAAGAACCGGCTCGCGCCGGTCACCAGCACCACCTTGGGCGTATGCCCGTCTCGCACGTTCGTAGCCACGCCGGATCCCGCCTGTGCAGCCCCCATACCGCCGATTCCGCGTTCCAGGATAACCGCTGTCGCGACAGCTCAGCGGTGTTTAACTTCCTTCTTACGATGAGTTCTGTCACCGGAAACCATAAGGTTTTAAATCCGGGATTTTCAAAATACGAAGAGCCCGCCACCGGACGGTGACGGGCTTTCGGCTACCGCAGCGTTACTTGCCGAGTTTGCGACGCTGCACTCGTGTGCGGCGGAGCAGCTTGCGGTGCTTCTTCTTCGACATGCGCTTGCGGCGCTTCTTGATCACAGAACCCATAGGGCTGTTCCTCGCGTTCTTTCTCTCCTCGGCGCGCACGCCGGTTCACGTACGCCCGTGTCCGCCCGGCCGGGACCAGCACTGCGGCCAGCGAACACGACGATGGTCCATGTTACCGGGCCAACCCTCGGCGAACGAAACGGGGATCGCCGCGCGGCCGGCCCGCCTGCAGGGTCGCCGAGCCCACCGATCCGGCTGCCGCCGGAACGGTCGGGGCCCGAGCGGCCGACCTACCCCGCGTCGAAGTAGGACGTCTGCAGATAATCGTGCACGGCTTTGGCGTGCACCCGGAACGATCGACCCACCCGCACCGCGGGCAGCTCACCGGAATGCACCAACCGGTACACCGTCATCTTGGAGACCCGCATCAGATTCGCCACTTCGGCGACGGTGAGGAACTGAGTCCCTCCACCGATAGCGGGACCGGTACTCGCAGAGCTGTTTCCAGACATCATTGCGCCACTGACACCTCCGGCACGTCCGCGCCGCCGGCTTCCCCACCGGCGGAACAGACACGCACGTGCTCCTTGAAGCTTAGCGGGACCAGTGGGATTACTGCGACGGGTGGGAGATAAACGGTGTCGATTGCGCGCTACTCCGCGGTCGTTCCCTGTTCGACGGAGCGTCGCTTGGCGGCATGCAGCGCCTCCCAGAACGCCGAGCGCACGCCGCCGCGCTCGAGTTCGCGGATCGCGGCCGCGGTGGTTCCGGCCGGGGAGGTGACCGCCGCGCGCAACTCCGCGGCGTCCTGTCCGGACTCGTCCAGCAGCGCGGCGGAGCCCAGCATGGTCTGGCCGACGAGCTGGGTCGCCACGTCACGGCTCAGGCCGAGGCCGACGCCCGCCTCCACCATGGCCTCGACGACGAGGAAGAAGTACGCCGGGCCCGAGCCGGACACCGCGGTGACCGCGTCCATCTGCGACTCCGGCACGGTCACCACCTTGCCGACCGCCTCCAGCACCTCGCTGACCTGCTGCAACTGCTCGGCCTTGGCGTAGCGGCCCGGGGCGAGCACGCTCATCCCCTGGCCGACCAGCATCGGCGTGTTGGACATGACCCGCACGACCGGGAACCCGGCGGGCATCTTGGACTCGAGCCGGACGGTCGGCACTCCGGCGGCCAGCGACACCAGGACCTGATCGCGGTCGTTGTCGAGTTCGGCCTTGCCCAGCTCCGTCAGCACCGCGTCGACGTCGTGCGGTTTCACCGCGATCACCAGCAGGTCCGCGGCCGTCGCGGCGTCGGGGATGCTCCCGGTGACCCGGATGCCGAACCGTTCGACGAGAAATTCCGCCCGCGCCGGGGCCGTTTCGACGACGACCAGATCCTTGCTCGCCCGCCCCGACTCGAGCAGACCGGCGATCAACGCCTCACCGATCCGCCCGCCACCGATCACCGCAATTCTCGTCATGACGGTCAAGGCTAGTTGCGCGCTAGCGCGGCTGTGGGATCAGGGCGAGCTGCCGGGTCTGGGCGACCACCGCGCCGGTGGCGTCGAGCACCAGCTGATCCTCGTCGAACATGCCCGCACCGATCTCCTGCGCGGTGGCGATGACCCGCAGCCACCCCGGCGCGGGGCGACGACGCAGGTACGTGGTCAGCTGCACCGTCGGCGCCCAGCCGAAGCGGCCCAGGTTCGCGGGCACCGGCGGGCTCATATCTCCGGCCATCATGGCGAAGTAGGCGGCCACGTCCGGGTCCTGCTCGTCACCCGGGCGGGGGCGGATCCACAGCCGCAGGCGGGGCTCGCCCCGCTCACCCTTCAGGAAGACGGCCCATTCGGGATCGATGGCGACCGACGCGGCCTGCGCGACATTGACGATGCGGCCCATCGGCGAGCCGGGCTCGTAGCCGACGGCGTCGGCCGGGGGCTCCGCGGGCATGTCGAGGTCGATGTCGCGGGTGTAGGCCGGGGCGGCGTCGTCGAGGTGCGCGAAGGTGAAGGCCGTGCGCACCAGAGTGCGGCCGTCCTGCACGAGATCGGTGTCCACCAAGCTGATTCGTTTACCGGTCTTGCGGACGCGGACGTGATACTCGACCTCGCCGGGATCCGGGGCCCCGAGGAAATCGCTCGAACCGGCGATCGGGAACATCTCGGCCAGGGCGGGCGCGACGGTCCGCAACCGGCGGGTCGCCGCCGCGGCACTCCCCGCGACCATGGTGCCGCCGTGCAGCTTCTTGCCGATGGTCCAGGTCGGGTGGATCGCACCGCCGTAGCGGCCGACATCGGCCAGCTCCGACGGCAGTTCGGTCACCGCGCACACCCGGCTGAACGGGGCATCACCGAGCCCCGCCCCCGGCCGTGCCGCATCGATGGTCAGCTCAGTCACCACCACTCCTTCCGCCGAGCACATCCCACCCACTCTGCTCGTACAGCGTATAAGGCCCGCGCCCCCACCGCGATTCCCCTCCACTGTGACAAGCGCGGCACACCCCCACCTCTACCGGTGCCCCTGGTCGCCCTTCGCCCAGCAATGCCAAGACGACCACCATCAGACGCGTGCACCTCACCGAGCAATACGTGGACGACTACCGCCAGACACGCGCGCACGTCACCCAGCAACGCGCGGACGACCACCGCCAGACACCCGCGCACCTCGCCGAGCAATGCCCAGACGACCACCGCCAGACACGCGCGTGCGCTCGCCCAGCAACGCGCGGACGACCACCACCAGACACGCGCGCACCTCGCCGAGCAATGCCCAGACGACCACCGCCAAACACGCGTGCGCTTCGCCCAGCGATGCCCGGACGATT from Nocardia wallacei carries:
- a CDS encoding redox-sensing transcriptional repressor Rex, whose amino-acid sequence is MTEQHETPGGVSGRALQKDIPQATVARLATYLRVLALLADEGVLIVSSEELAVAAGVGSAKLRKDLSFLGPNGVRGVGYDVAKLRARVEDVLGLSEGHRVILVGAGNLGRALVGYGGFRRRGFSMVGIFDSDPAIVGEEVSGLTVRDVAELHGAVAELAPTIAVITVPDAAAQAVCDDLVAAGVQCILSFSPTALEAPASVEVRRVDLAVEMQMLSFDRARSAAADAQDEAHSVAAGETVTAVSTPIGRRVADRSHVGIKHSATEPNSKGSVVAP
- the hemC gene encoding hydroxymethylbilane synthase, with product MTTRGTAVAPWRIGTRGSHLALTQAGTVRDALIAAGQYAELVVVKTAGDKSSDPVEKIGVGVFTTALRDELAAGSVDIAVHSYKDLPTAPDPRFVIAAIPAREDPRDAVVARDGLVLGALPPGAKVGTSAPRRVAQLRALGLGLEVLPLRGNIDTRMRKVADGELDAVILARAGLARVGRLDEVTEALEPVQMLPAPAQGALAVECRVEDSELVTILSDLDDAAARAAVLAERSLLAELEAGCTAPVGALAEVVESIDDDGRVFEELSLRGCAAAIDGSDVIRASAVGSLAQAEQLGRSLARELLELGARDLLGGSDGPEGGSLRNHAGPGGRRIEQSADSASSDLSNPSPMENNQ
- the hemB gene encoding porphobilinogen synthase; its protein translation is MTGMDRPRRLRRTPALRRLVAETTLAPRHLVLPMFVADGLSEPREIGSMPGVYQHSMDSLRKAAVEAVAAGVGGLMLFGVPRPEDKDPSGSQASAPEGILNRGLRALAEEVGDATVVMADTCLDEFTDHGHCGVLSADGAVDNDATLTRYVDMALAQAEAGADLLGTSGMMDGQVGAIRAGLDAAGRTDTGILAYAAKYSSAFYGPFREAVASSLQGDRRTYQQDPANRRESIRELELDLAEGADIVMVKPAMSYLDILREVADRSTVPVAAYQISGEYAMITAAAERGWIDRRAAVLESLLGIRRAGADFVLTYWATEAAHWLS
- a CDS encoding uroporphyrinogen-III synthase, producing the protein MSRATKKHPGRILFVGSGPGDPALLTVRAREVLGRATLAFTDPDVDKGVSALVGTVVEPGPDGEPAVDVRPALGEPAEVAKTLIAEARNGHDVVRLVSGDPLTTDSVIAEVNAVTRSHVMFEVLPGLPSGTTVPSYAGIALGSTHTEVDVRGEVDWAAVAGAPGPLVLHATSGHLAETASALVEHGMAPQTPVAVTVRGTTRQQRTIEATLATLNSAASELVGPLVVTVGKEVEKRAKMSWWESRALYGWTVLVPRTKEQAGEMSEKLVMHGAIPMEVPTIAVEPPRSPAQMERAVKGLVDGRYQWVVFTSTNAVRAVWEKFGEFGLDARAFSGVKIACVGEATADKVRSFGINPELVPSGEQSSEGLLADFPPYDDVFDPVNRVLLPRADIATETLAEGLRDRGWEIDDVTAYRTVRASPPPAETREMIKTGGFDAVLFTSSSTVRNLVGIAGKPHARTIVACIGPKTAETAIEFGLRVDVQPEVAQVGPLVDALAEHAAHLRAEGLLPPPRKKSRRSR
- a CDS encoding glutamyl-tRNA reductase, whose product is MSVLLVGISHRSAPVAVLEKVAVTEDDRPKLTDRMLASQHVSEAMIVSTCNRVEVYAVVDAFHGGLAEVGELLAKHSGLPLPELTRHAYVRYSEAAAEHLFAVASGLDSMVVGEQQVLSQIRAAYAAADAQQAAGRTLHELAQHALRVGKRVHSETGIDRAGASVVSVALDRARAVLGPLDGRAAVVIGAGAMGGLAVAHLARAGVGHITVVNRTLERAQRLAHTAATMHDASASASDLAGLVPALADADIVITSTGAVGSVVTLADAHRALNSARVDHQMVICDLGLPRDVDPAVAGLPDVTVIDMETLQRDPAAGAAADDTSAARAIVAEELSKYLSGQRMAEVTPTVAALRQRAADVVEAELLRLESKLPGLADPDREEVARTVRRVVDKLLHAPTVRVKQLASTPGGDSYAEALRELFELKPGAAQAVAAPMEIAALGELADDFTTGQAGDGQGPAA
- a CDS encoding glutaredoxin family protein; translated protein: MSDSTHSVTLLTRAGCGMCTVALEQLRTICADFGIEPGTVDVDEAAASDPGLRAEYGDRLPVVLLDGREHSYFDVDETRLRADLRR